A single region of the Gaiellales bacterium genome encodes:
- a CDS encoding crosslink repair DNA glycosylase YcaQ family protein — translation DLALWAGLPLRDGRAGLVGAAAAIVAAGGDRFDLRARPPVPRRLPPRLVPAFDAYLLGWADRAYGVPAERVDEIRLGGMIRAVALIEGRAAGTWAARRNGRRMTVELDEWGEIGAADRAGLDAEAADVVRFETGAPPGERA, via the coding sequence CCGACCTCGCGCTCTGGGCCGGGCTGCCGCTGCGCGACGGCCGGGCCGGCCTCGTGGGCGCGGCCGCGGCGATCGTCGCGGCCGGGGGCGACCGGTTCGACCTGCGCGCCCGCCCGCCCGTGCCCCGCAGGCTGCCGCCGCGGCTCGTCCCCGCGTTCGACGCGTACCTGCTCGGCTGGGCCGACCGCGCCTACGGGGTGCCGGCGGAGCGCGTCGACGAGATCCGGCTGGGCGGAATGATCCGAGCGGTCGCCCTGATCGAGGGCCGCGCGGCCGGCACGTGGGCGGCGCGGCGAAACGGCCGGCGGATGACCGTCGAGCTCGACGAGTGGGGCGAGATCGGCGCCGCAGACCGGGCGGGGCTCGACGCCGAGGCCGCCGACGTCGTCCGGTTCGAGACCGGCGCCCCGCCCGGGG